The Candidatus Saccharibacteria bacterium genome has a segment encoding these proteins:
- a CDS encoding alanine--tRNA ligase — protein sequence MTAQEIRRKYLEFFKQRGHTVIPRANLVPHEDATTLFTGSGMQPLVPYLLGEEHPSGTKLVDSQTCLRAEDIDEVGDDSHTTFFEMLGNWSLGEYFKKEQIEWISEFFFDEIGLDINRFYVSCYIGNEKLGIPRDDEAIELWKAEFAKRGIDAKVVEIGSAENGDKVGMQGGRIFLYDGNENWWSRGGNEENTPIGDPCGPDSEMFFDFGEQYHDESVWGKPHPASDSQRFFELGNNVFMAYRKTKDGVEPLANKNIDHGSGLERITAAVLDNPDVFEISLLKPIIEQIEKMSGRTYSDNKQPMRVIADHLRAATWLAVDGTMPSNNEQGYVVRRLCRRAIRFALELGIERDLMQNILPTVFEVYEADFSEFTDRKDAVLAGLTKEETTFRQTLRKGVKELKKLSTDGFNGEVAFKLYDTYGFPVELSLEEAQNQEIEVAENWQKEFEQLMKEQKDRSRTATKGQFKGGLGGDDVIHKKYHTATHLTYRALREVLGDHVLQRGSNITGERMRFDFEHPEKMTPEQIKQVEDFVNEKIAMDLDVSFEELPTDEAIAQGAYGAFGDKYGDTVKVYSMKDQSGKAYSFEICGGPHVEHTGQLAEDGKVFKITKEQSSSAGVRRIKAVLR from the coding sequence ATGACTGCACAAGAAATTAGACGAAAATATTTGGAGTTTTTTAAGCAACGTGGCCATACAGTGATTCCACGGGCTAATTTAGTGCCACATGAAGATGCCACGACACTGTTTACTGGCAGCGGCATGCAACCATTGGTTCCCTACCTATTAGGTGAGGAACACCCAAGTGGTACCAAGTTGGTAGACAGCCAAACCTGTTTGCGCGCAGAAGACATCGACGAAGTTGGCGACGACAGCCATACTACCTTTTTTGAAATGCTCGGCAACTGGTCGTTGGGTGAATACTTTAAAAAAGAGCAGATTGAATGGATAAGTGAATTCTTTTTTGACGAGATTGGCCTTGATATTAATCGCTTTTACGTCAGCTGTTACATAGGTAATGAAAAGCTGGGTATACCCCGCGACGATGAAGCAATAGAGTTGTGGAAAGCAGAATTTGCCAAACGCGGCATAGACGCAAAAGTTGTAGAGATTGGCAGTGCCGAAAACGGCGACAAAGTTGGCATGCAGGGTGGCCGAATATTCTTATACGACGGAAACGAAAACTGGTGGAGTCGTGGTGGCAACGAAGAAAATACGCCTATTGGTGACCCATGCGGCCCAGACAGCGAAATGTTTTTTGATTTTGGCGAGCAATATCACGACGAATCAGTATGGGGTAAACCGCACCCAGCCAGTGATAGCCAACGGTTTTTTGAACTGGGTAATAATGTTTTTATGGCTTACCGTAAAACCAAAGACGGCGTAGAGCCACTTGCCAACAAAAATATCGATCATGGTTCTGGATTGGAACGGATTACTGCAGCGGTATTAGACAATCCTGATGTATTTGAAATAAGTCTACTTAAGCCGATTATTGAGCAGATCGAAAAAATGTCTGGTAGAACCTATAGCGATAACAAACAGCCAATGCGGGTTATTGCTGACCACTTGCGAGCTGCTACCTGGCTTGCGGTGGATGGAACCATGCCAAGTAACAACGAACAAGGCTATGTGGTTCGACGTTTGTGTAGACGAGCAATTCGCTTTGCCTTGGAGCTTGGCATAGAGCGAGATCTTATGCAGAACATACTGCCGACGGTGTTTGAGGTTTACGAAGCAGACTTTAGCGAATTCACCGATAGAAAAGACGCGGTTCTAGCTGGGCTCACGAAAGAAGAAACTACGTTTCGGCAGACCCTTCGCAAAGGTGTGAAAGAGCTAAAAAAACTAAGTACAGATGGTTTTAACGGCGAAGTAGCATTTAAGTTGTATGACACCTATGGTTTTCCTGTGGAGTTGAGTCTTGAAGAAGCCCAAAATCAGGAAATTGAAGTAGCAGAAAACTGGCAGAAAGAATTTGAGCAACTAATGAAAGAGCAAAAAGACCGGTCTCGCACAGCCACTAAAGGCCAGTTCAAAGGTGGGCTTGGCGGTGATGATGTAATTCATAAAAAATATCACACCGCTACGCACTTAACATACCGTGCGCTGCGCGAAGTATTGGGTGATCATGTTTTGCAACGAGGCAGCAACATCACCGGTGAGCGCATGCGATTTGATTTTGAGCACCCAGAAAAAATGACCCCTGAACAGATTAAACAAGTCGAAGACTTTGTGAACGAAAAAATTGCCATGGATTTAGACGTTAGTTTTGAAGAGCTGCCAACCGACGAAGCAATCGCACAGGGCGCATACGGAGCATTTGGCGACAAATATGGCGACACTGTTAAGGTGTATTCAATGAAAGACCAATCAGGAAAAGCCTATAGTTTTGAAATTTGCGGCGGTCCACATGTAGAACATACGGGGCAGCTAGCAGAAGACGGTAAGGTATTTAAAATTACTAAAGAGCAGAGTTCGTCTGCTGGGGTGCGGAGAATAAAAGCAGTCCTACGATGA
- a CDS encoding PQQ-dependent sugar dehydrogenase, with the protein MRKLIAYIFVAATVVAGVASFTYLVNENVVEAPEPNLATKENISVLANGTLPEFSRITLVDNLTKPWDVAVSAAGEVFFTEKGGTISRLVNGKRKVIAAPLDARVEGEAGMMGLALDSDFETNRFLYACFASNSDSQPDVRVVRWQVAQDANSLIDRTDIITGIPYNLSTFPGRHSGCRVRVDTGGVVWVGTGDAAIGTTPQNPRSLGGKVLRVDRDGSGIEGNIGGEFDERIFSFGHRNVQGLALGGDGFGYSAEHGSDVDDELNMLATGNFGWDPVPGYTESGTPMTDLDSYPNAIEAVWLSGDPTIAVSGAEFIEGEQWGLLNGAVLLAVQKDQHVRALLFNDDARSVAQEFEVLDDIGRVRSVVQAPNQDIYITTDNGGGSDQIIRLSIK; encoded by the coding sequence ATGAGAAAGCTCATAGCCTATATTTTTGTAGCCGCAACTGTTGTAGCCGGAGTTGCCAGCTTTACCTACCTTGTAAATGAGAATGTGGTTGAGGCACCTGAGCCAAATCTTGCGACCAAAGAAAATATTTCAGTTTTAGCCAATGGCACCTTGCCGGAATTTAGTCGAATAACCTTGGTTGATAACTTGACCAAACCGTGGGATGTAGCGGTGTCGGCAGCAGGGGAGGTTTTCTTTACCGAAAAAGGCGGCACAATATCGCGGTTAGTGAATGGTAAGCGAAAGGTAATCGCAGCTCCGCTGGATGCGCGAGTTGAAGGTGAGGCAGGCATGATGGGACTGGCGCTTGACTCAGACTTTGAGACTAACAGATTTTTATATGCCTGCTTTGCTTCAAACAGTGACAGCCAGCCGGACGTACGCGTTGTTCGATGGCAGGTAGCTCAAGACGCAAATAGTTTAATTGATCGCACCGACATAATTACTGGGATTCCGTATAATTTATCAACCTTCCCGGGGCGACATAGTGGCTGTAGAGTTCGGGTTGATACCGGTGGTGTTGTGTGGGTTGGCACCGGCGATGCCGCTATTGGTACCACTCCACAAAACCCGCGAAGTTTAGGCGGAAAGGTATTGCGCGTCGACAGAGACGGCAGCGGTATTGAAGGAAATATAGGCGGCGAGTTTGATGAGCGAATTTTTAGCTTTGGCCACCGGAATGTTCAAGGACTTGCCCTTGGCGGCGATGGATTTGGTTATAGCGCCGAGCACGGCAGCGATGTTGACGACGAACTAAACATGTTAGCGACAGGCAATTTTGGCTGGGACCCGGTACCTGGCTACACAGAGTCTGGCACTCCTATGACTGATCTCGATAGCTACCCTAACGCTATTGAGGCTGTATGGTTGTCTGGCGACCCTACTATTGCTGTAAGTGGAGCAGAATTTATTGAAGGTGAGCAGTGGGGCTTGTTGAATGGCGCGGTGCTGCTGGCAGTTCAAAAAGACCAGCATGTTCGGGCCTTATTATTTAACGATGACGCAAGGAGTGTGGCTCAAGAATTTGAAGTCCTTGATGACATTGGTCGGGTGCGGTCTGTTGTGCAGGCGCCAAACCAAGATATTTACATAACCACCGACAACGGTGGTGGTAGTGATCAAATAATTCGATTAAGCATAAAATAA
- a CDS encoding tRNA-specific 2-thiouridylase — translation MDEKYRWVFCATLISVMKTVFVGLSGGVDSSVSAALLKEQGYDVVGVFMKNWAQDIGGWECPWRDDYQDAKRVAVQLGIPFEMFDFQNDYREKVVDYMLDTYKRGETPNPDVMCNQEIKFRLYFDTAMEQGADLIATGHYARSLPLSVVSANTAQPAAPHDSSRTTSSDSAVLSQSANLHTSLRASNLHRISSMSEKESASGTHGLFKARDDFKDQTYFLYRVEQVALQKTLFPLGDMLKTDVKAEAKKRGLVTAGKKESMGICFVGKVGIKDFLKEFVETNPGPIVDQNGNEIGQHDGAIFYTIGQRSGLGVGGGLPYYVTHKDMSTNTVYVTSDITDQKLWSNTIQLTSQHWINNQPQPDKTYQVRYRHQGELIDCSYANDSITLNKDVKALSPGQSAVVYDGDVCLGGGIISA, via the coding sequence ATGGACGAGAAATATAGGTGGGTGTTTTGTGCTACACTCATCTCTGTTATGAAAACAGTATTCGTCGGTTTAAGTGGCGGTGTAGATTCATCAGTTAGCGCTGCATTATTAAAAGAGCAGGGCTACGACGTGGTTGGCGTTTTTATGAAAAACTGGGCTCAAGATATTGGCGGCTGGGAATGCCCGTGGCGGGACGACTACCAAGACGCTAAGCGGGTAGCGGTGCAGCTGGGTATTCCATTTGAAATGTTTGATTTCCAGAATGATTACCGCGAAAAGGTGGTGGACTACATGCTCGACACCTACAAGCGCGGCGAAACTCCAAATCCAGATGTAATGTGTAATCAAGAGATTAAATTTAGATTATATTTTGATACGGCTATGGAGCAAGGGGCTGATTTGATTGCAACCGGACACTATGCCCGCTCTCTTCCTCTGAGCGTCGTGTCTGCCAACACGGCACAGCCGGCTGCGCCACACGACTCATCGCGAACTACTTCTTCAGATTCTGCTGTACTCAGTCAGAGTGCTAATTTGCACACTTCCTTGCGTGCATCAAATCTTCATCGTATTTCATCGATGTCAGAGAAAGAGAGTGCATCCGGAACACATGGTCTTTTTAAGGCTCGTGATGATTTTAAGGATCAAACATACTTTTTATACCGAGTAGAGCAAGTTGCCTTGCAAAAGACGTTGTTTCCTCTTGGCGACATGCTTAAAACTGACGTAAAAGCCGAAGCTAAAAAACGTGGCTTAGTAACCGCCGGCAAAAAAGAAAGCATGGGTATTTGTTTTGTCGGCAAGGTCGGAATAAAAGATTTTTTGAAAGAATTCGTAGAAACCAACCCCGGTCCAATAGTTGACCAAAACGGAAACGAAATTGGGCAGCACGATGGTGCAATTTTCTACACTATTGGCCAGCGGTCTGGCCTTGGAGTTGGCGGTGGCTTGCCATATTACGTCACCCATAAAGACATGTCGACAAATACCGTTTATGTGACCAGTGACATTACAGACCAAAAGTTATGGTCAAATACAATACAACTTACCAGCCAACACTGGATTAACAACCAACCACAACCAGATAAAACCTACCAAGTTCGCTACCGTCACCAAGGAGAGTTGATCGATTGCAGCTATGCAAATGACTCAATAACACTAAACAAAGACGTTAAAGCCTTGAGCCCAGGACAATCGGCAGTTGTGTACGACGGCGACGTATGTCTTGGTGGTGGAATCATATCCGCATAG
- a CDS encoding type II/IV secretion system protein: protein MNQYQRDQEEDQVERLAYRIGARYSDARSLPEPEVNEDLLPYTEIKENKVIPLGRTNFGVSLAFSERTPQTYLRALKQRYINENLDLRMISQTGFAEMFSRFKQVYEPEIDPLKDLNQSLMKVEGKKRLEFLVTKAFRAHASDVHIEPEDDFARIRFRIDGRLQPVDKIDALAYRSILGDIKIKGDTNVMSEYGQTGHISTDVEDENGQTKTLNIRIEIIPAVGGDDIVLRLFTIEEEYLNLENLGMLPHQQAVVDSIVAQPHGLLLSVGPTGSGKTSTLYSILNQLRSDNNKIVTLEDPVEYELRGVTQIPVDSSRGDSFAGRLRSVVREDPDIIMVGEIRDPDTAATALQASLTGHFVVSTFHANSAAAAVSRLTDMIGRNSMLASAIRLVMAQRLVRRVCDACKQPRKPNEAELKELFGYMQTVPDAIKGKAMHEPRLYTAHGCATCNNIGYKGRVVVAEQMQVDELMADFIVKQAGSALDIHNFAVEKGMITIVQDGLLKALLGQTTLDEVYRVLGRP from the coding sequence ATGAATCAGTACCAACGAGACCAAGAAGAAGACCAAGTAGAGCGCTTAGCCTATAGAATAGGCGCGCGGTATAGCGATGCCCGTAGCTTACCTGAACCAGAGGTAAATGAAGATTTACTACCGTATACCGAGATAAAGGAGAACAAAGTAATTCCACTCGGCCGTACAAATTTTGGGGTTAGCTTGGCATTTAGCGAGCGGACGCCGCAGACCTATTTACGCGCTTTAAAGCAGCGGTACATCAACGAAAACCTGGATCTACGAATGATTTCTCAAACTGGATTTGCAGAGATGTTTAGTCGTTTCAAGCAAGTCTATGAGCCAGAAATTGACCCACTTAAAGATTTAAATCAGTCATTAATGAAGGTCGAAGGCAAGAAACGGCTGGAGTTTTTGGTGACCAAAGCTTTTCGGGCTCATGCCAGTGACGTTCATATAGAACCAGAAGACGATTTTGCCCGCATACGGTTTAGAATTGACGGACGGCTGCAGCCTGTCGACAAAATCGATGCCCTAGCTTACCGCAGCATTCTTGGTGATATTAAAATTAAGGGCGACACCAATGTGATGAGTGAGTATGGCCAGACTGGTCACATAAGCACTGATGTGGAGGATGAAAACGGCCAGACCAAAACACTTAATATTCGTATTGAAATTATTCCAGCAGTCGGTGGTGACGACATTGTTTTACGGTTGTTTACCATCGAAGAAGAATATTTAAACCTTGAAAATTTGGGTATGCTGCCGCACCAGCAAGCGGTCGTGGACTCGATCGTCGCACAACCGCATGGTTTGTTGCTGTCTGTTGGTCCAACCGGGTCGGGTAAAACATCAACGCTGTATTCGATCCTAAATCAACTACGCAGCGACAATAACAAAATCGTTACCTTAGAAGACCCGGTGGAGTATGAGTTACGGGGGGTTACGCAGATTCCTGTCGACAGCTCGCGCGGTGACTCCTTTGCTGGGCGTTTGCGCAGCGTGGTCCGAGAAGACCCAGACATTATTATGGTCGGCGAAATTCGTGATCCAGACACCGCAGCGACCGCACTGCAAGCCTCGTTAACTGGCCATTTCGTGGTGTCAACCTTCCATGCTAATTCGGCAGCCGCCGCAGTAAGTCGTTTAACCGATATGATTGGTCGAAATTCAATGCTGGCGTCAGCTATTCGGTTGGTTATGGCTCAACGATTGGTGCGCAGAGTCTGCGATGCTTGTAAACAGCCGCGAAAACCAAATGAGGCAGAGTTAAAAGAGTTATTTGGCTATATGCAAACTGTACCAGACGCCATTAAAGGCAAAGCTATGCACGAACCACGGCTCTATACCGCCCATGGCTGCGCTACCTGTAATAATATTGGCTACAAGGGCAGGGTAGTGGTGGCTGAACAAATGCAAGTCGACGAGCTCATGGCAGATTTTATTGTAAAACAAGCCGGTTCAGCCCTTGATATTCATAACTTTGCAGTAGAGAAGGGCATGATAACTATTGTGCAAGACGGACTACTAAAAGCATTACTCGGCCAGACAACGCTCGATGAAGTGTATCGAGTTCTCGGCCGTCCTTAG